CTTACCATCCCTGCATTTGAATCCTTTTGCATGGACACAGGTGCATACAGCCTTCTGTTCATTATATATATAAGTATgtaatcttcttttctacttgCAATCTTATACTAAAGGAGGTCATCAAGTTTCCAGGGCATCAATATAATATATGTAGATGCACCAATTGGAACTGGATTCTCCTACTCTACAACCCAAGAAAATTACTATGTTGATGACATCAAGTCTGCTGCACAGACCTATGAGTTTTTACAAAAGGTATGAGCTAAACATTCcaacaattttttttcaaaaaaaaaagagaaattatCAATAATTGAACCATTAGTTGTGCAGGTTGTGAATTTTTAAATAGGATGCTAAGCTTACCGAAGGATTTATTGTTATGCAGTGGTTATTTGACCATCCTCAGTATCTTACAAATCAACTATTCATTGGTGGTGATTCCTATTCAGGCATTCCCCTTCCAATTGTAGTACAAAATATACTTGATGGTAACTAGATTTCTTCTTTTTGATCAATGTACTTAAATCCCAAATCATAGttcattattaatttttcatttccttGCAGGTAATGAAGCTGGAGTTCCACCAACTATGAATCTGAAAGTAATGTATCTTATCTTATCAAAGAGCTTGAACAATACTTGATTATTTTATGAACTTGCATATACAAGATGACTGGAACAAGCATTGTTTTTTCTGTGTTGTTAACAGGGATATATACTTGGGAACCCTAAGACAGATGACTTCATTGATGAGAACTCGGTAGTTCCATTTGTTCACAGATTGACACTCATATCAAATGAACTCTACAAGGTCTCTTCTACTATATATCTTTACTAAAGAACCTCCATAGGATAACTGCAATGAATATGTGCTGATATTACTTGAAAACTTTGGAATGTTGTGGAAATTTTCCAGTCCACCAAAGAAGATTGTGGTGGAGATTATGTGAACATAAATGCAAGCAACACAGACTGTGTTTCAGATATCAATACCATTGATGAGGTTAGAGCTACAGCCCATAAATCCAACTTGATTATAAATAATAGTCTgctatttttcaaaataattgaGGGTGGGTTACATAGTTGCTCTGCTTGTGACCTGGAGGTCATGGATTCGAGTCATAGATAAGGCTGCACACATCAATCCTCCCTTTGTGCACTAGTTCACCCCTATATTCTTGAAAATATTAATATTCAGAGATCCTGTCCCATGTTTCAGTTGATTCTTCAAATAAACCTGATGCAAGTTCTGGAGCCTATTTGCCAAACTGCAAAACCAAGAGCAAGAGGACTCAGAAGAATCGGAGGAAGAAGATCTCTCAATGAAGAGGACCTTGAAAGTatttccatttccaagcttaatagtGCATATTGGTGTCGGGTAATCATAGTTATTTATCTTTCATCTcaagaattttcttttctttctgctTGAAGAGGTAAGCTCTGTGATCAGGGCCTTGTGTAAATGAGTGATGACTGGGTTTTCTTCCTTCCAGGAATATAACTATGTGCTCTCTGGTGTTTGGGCCAATGACAAAAGTGTTAGGGATGCTCTTCAAGTTCGGGAGGTAATTTTATGCCTCTTCTGCTGATAATCAtaattttgtgtgtgtgtgtgtgtgtgtgtgtgtgaatttTTAATACTCG
Above is a genomic segment from Hevea brasiliensis isolate MT/VB/25A 57/8 chromosome 17, ASM3005281v1, whole genome shotgun sequence containing:
- the LOC110655631 gene encoding serine carboxypeptidase-like 18, producing MAAERAKHMSLIYLQLFLGLVFFSCIAFSKTVVTTLPGFDGDLPFHLETGYIGVGESNESQLFYYFVESQRSPALDPLMLWLTGGPGCSVLSAFFYESGPVAFDYSNYNGSLPSLHLNPFAWTQGINIIYVDAPIGTGFSYSTTQENYYVDDIKSAAQTYEFLQKWLFDHPQYLTNQLFIGGDSYSGIPLPIVVQNILDGNEAGVPPTMNLKGYILGNPKTDDFIDENSVVPFVHRLTLISNELYKSTKEDCGGDYVNINASNTDCVSDINTIDELILQINLMQVLEPICQTAKPRARGLRRIGGRRSLNEEDLESISISKLNSAYWCREYNYVLSGVWANDKSVRDALQVRENTTGVWKRCNASLAYTKDVSSTVDYHRNLSKQSLRALIYSGDHDLSVPHIGTENWIHSLDLTTNEYWRPWFVDGQVAGYTEKYMNGDFTLIYATVKGAGHVAPEYKPKECYSMIDRFLAYFPL